A segment of the Hymenobacter volaticus genome:
CGCCAACGAGGACCTAGCGGCTAGCAATGAGGAGTTACGGGTCCTCAACGAGGAACTGCAGGAAGCCAATGCGGCCCTGGGCCAGCTCAACACCGAACTCGACACGTTCGTCTATGCTGCCGCCCACGACTTACGCCTGCCCGTAGCCAACCTGCAAGGACTGGTGCAAGCACTGCTCGAGCAGCTACCGCCTGAGGCCCGACAAGCCGAGCTTGTTGAACCCATCCTGACCATGATGCAGGAGTCGATGACCCGCTTTCGCCACACGCTCGACCGCCTGGCCGACTTCGGCGCCACGCGCCAGCCCGCGGACCTACCCCGCGAGTCGGTGAACCTTGCTACCGTGCTTGAGGAGGTCCGGCAAGAACTGGCCGCCCAGCTCGCGGCCACGGGTGGGCAACTGGTGGTGGAATTGGTCGGTCACGCCTCGTTCTGGTTTGCCGCCAAGCACGTGCACTCGGTCATGTTGAATCTGGTTAGCAATGCCCTCAAGTACCACCACCCCGACCGCCCGCCCGTGGTGCGCGTACGCAGCTACCGCGAGGCAGGCCGGGTAGTAGTCAGTGTGCACGATAACGGCCTTGGCCTGAGCGACACGCAGCAGCGGCAGCTTTTCGGCCTGTTCAAGCGTCTGCACCCGCACATCGAAGGTACGGGCGTAGGGCTGTACTTGGTCAAGAAGATCCTCGACCAGGCTGGGGGCAGCATCCGGGTCGAAAGTGAACTGGGGCGGGGTTCCCGCTTTACAGCTATTTTCCCTGCCTAAGGCCGCCTCTTTTCTTCTGCCCACGAAGCGAAATATTCGCTTGGCACTTGCTTCCAGGCTTTAACTGCTTTCCGCACAAGGTAGCAGCGCAAGCCGAATACGCGGGGTTCTTTCTCGAGCGAGTGAGTTGGAAAAGAAGCGTCGTCAAAGCCCCGTTGCCGTCACAGCTTAATAGCCTCCGGGCTAGGCCCGCGTTGGGGCGGAGTGAATTGGGAACCTAACCTCACGCGCCCATCGGCCGTACGTACGCCCGATGGCTGCAACCCCTACCATTTTGCTGGTCGATGATGACGAGCCGACCCGCCGCATTTTACAGCGCTGGTTGGCGCATTTGGGCGTGCGGGCCCACATCCTGGAAGCCGAGGACGGCCAGCAAGCACTCGCTTACGTCGAAGCACACTGCCAAAGCAGCGACACCCCGCCCGCTTTGTTGGTCTTACTGGATTTAAACATGCCCGTCATGGATGGGCTCGAGTTTTTGGAAAACCATGGGCAGCTGCCGTTGGTCTGCCGAGAGGGAATCCCCGTTATTGTCTTGTCAGGTGGCGCGTCCAACGCCGCCGAGCAAGCGCGGGTGCGCGCTCTGGCGGCTGACGTCAAATTTAAACCCTTGGACCTGGAAAGCTTAGCCGCCCTGGTGCAACAGCATCTGCCCTTTGCTTTACCAGGCTCGTAAACTAAAACTATGTGGGCGGGCGGGTGCCTGCACGTCCTTTTGCAGACCTACTATAGCTAGAAAGAAGCAATACTAAGCCGCCAAAGAGATAGGTATACTCCTCTTACAATAGGGTTGTCTGGGCAGCTCGACTACGCTCCGCTTTTACAAAGGGGCAACTCGGCGTTTGTTCAAACTAACTATGCTATCGGTAGCTCTTTGGTGTGGTTGCGCTGGGTGGTCTCTACTTGGTATTTAGCCAGCAGCTGCCAGGTGTTGTAATCAGGTCTATGTCAAACGAGGTTTCAGCCGGTTGACGCTGATTAGAGAAGTTCTATTCGCCGTAGATTCAGGTGACTCTGCTGACCGTAGGAAAGCCCAGTCGAGGGCGACAGAATAGTTAGCGAGACGGCTGGCTCCTCGGAGCCAGCCGAGCTAGAATGCATCAGTTTGAAGACCGAGTCGGAGTTTTACTGCGCTTATTTAACAACACCCAATAAAGTCGGTTACTTCCGCGGGATGACTACTACCGAGTCTAGTTGGCCAGCAAGGTTTTACCAGGGCAATACGCCCGTGGATGAAGAGACCGTGCCCGTGGGACCATCCGCCGGTAGCAGGGCCAGCCGGATGGCCTCCGCTGCCCCCTGCGCGGGGTATCCGTGCCCGCAAAGCCGTTCAGGTCGGTGGCCGTGTAGCCGGGAGCGGCCGAGTTTACTTTGATGGCCGTCTCTCGTAGCTCGTAGGCTAACTGCACGGTGAGCATATTCAGCGCGGCCTTCGAGGCCGAGTACCCCAGCAGGCCCCAGTCGTTCTGGCCACTGAGCGTGAGCGAGCCCAACGGACTAGACACGTTGACGATGCGCCCTGCCGCGGCTTGCTTCACCAGCGGTAAAAACGTTTGAGTAACGGCCAGTGCGCCCAGGAAATTAGTCTGGAGCACTTGCTCTACACTGTGCACGGCGGCCGTGCTTGGCGCGCCGTCGCCGGCCGCATTAATGCCCGCATTGTTCACCAGAATGTCGAGGCAGCCTTCCTCACGCTGCAGATGCACCGCCGCCGCGTCGAGCGTCGCTTGGTTGGCTAGGTCCAGTTCAAGGAATAGCACGTCACCGGCGGAGGCCAATTCTGCTACGGCTTGCTGGCCTTTAGCCGCGTCGCGGGCCCCTAGATACACCCGGCAGCCCGCTTGCAGCAGCCCCCGCACAATTTCCAACCCGATGCCTTTGTTACCGCCGGTGACCAGCGCAATTTTTCTGTTTGCCATGTTGCCTGTGGGTTTGGCCTCCCGGAATCAGGAGGTGAGTTAATGCCTGGCAAAGGTCCGGCAGACAAATAGGAGGCAAACTTCGCCAATCAACCCATCTGTTTTAAATTTCAAACATTCTTACCTTCCAAATCCGGCCAACCGCCGGAAGTCACCCGGCGTTTGATCGGCGTGGCGCTTGAAAAAGGTACAGAAGTGGGCGACATCGGCAAAGCCTAGGCTATCGGCAATCTCCGAAACGCTCCAAGTGGTTTGCTTGAGCAAGAATTTGGCTTCCTGCGTCAAGCGGCGGCTGATGAGAGCGGTGGTGGTGTGGCCCATCATCTCTTTCAGTACGCGGTTGAGGTGGTTGACATGCACGGCCAATTGGTCAGCATAGTCGGTGGCGGTGCGCAGGCGCAGTGGCGGCTGCGGGCTTTGGCGCGGAAACTGTCGTTCTAGCAACTCCGTGAACTGAGTGGCGACCCGTTCGGCGGCGCTGTGCGTAGCCAGCGGAACGGGGACGGCTGCAACTTCTGCACCAAGTGAATCAACTCCCAGAGGTAGGTGCGCAATAGGTCATGTTTGTAGGCATAGCCCGACCCGAGCTCGTGCATCATCTTCTGGAAAATAGCTTCGAGCGCCACGCAGTCGGCCTCGGCCACTTCCCACACCGGGTAAGCGCCGGGCTGAAAAATCGGCAGTTCCGCCAGTACTACCCCGGTGCGGGCAGGTAATAGAAACGCGTCGTCGAAGAGGCAGCTATAGCCCGCAAAATCTTCGGTGAGCGGCAGCCACCGGTAGGGCACGCGCGGCGTCACCAGAAACAAGGTATTGGCGCCGACGTGCGGGGCCTGGTCGGCATACTCCACCTGGTTACGCCCGCGGCAGAGTGTGATTTTATGGTAGGCTCGCCGGGTAAACGCCATCGGGGGCGCCTGGCGGAGGTCCGCCAACGGGAACACGTTAAAATGCCCCACGCCTTGTCCCATATCCGGCGGCGGCAAGACGCCAACAGCGGATTCAGGAGTTGGGGCGCATGCAGCGTAAAAGGCAGCTAAGGAATTGGGTTTCATACGGGCAATTGTACGAATCAAGCGGGCAAGTAGACATTTGCCTACAGCAAGCGCTACTGAGTCGGCTGGCCTTTGCCGTACGCATGGTCATGAGCGCGTTGACGCTGATACACTGCTGGCAGACCCTGATAGACCCCGAAGGCTTCGGTTGATTTAGTTAACAACGAGTGAGCGACTAGCACCGATCCTTTCTTCATCTGCGCGCCTCCCAACACCATGGCAGCAGCGCCCACCAAAACAAAGTCTTCGAGCACAATACCCCGTTCCCGACCCTTGCACTGCGGGTGGTTCATGTCGTGGTCAGCGGTCATCAGCTTCACTTCGGGTGCAATAATAACGTTGCTGCCGATAACAATGCTGGCGCGGTTGTCTAGGCGGCAGTACTCGTTGATGACAGTATTCTCCCCGATGCTTAACAGGCCCGAACCATTGAATTTACAGCCCCTACCGATGCAACTTCCCTTGCCTATTCCATAGCGCATGATGTACCGGTAATAAAACAGTCTTACCAGCAGGATGGGGATGTAAGAAACGATAAAGTTGCACACGTAAATCTTGCATTCGCTGTAAATCCACCGGGGCTTCATGTTAACTCTGGGTAGTTGTACATTTCTTGGTCCAGCAACCCGCTTTTTCGCATTCTCTTAGGGCAGTTGGCCAAACAGGAAAAAGCGCGTGTGGGCAGTAAAGGGTGGCGCTCGATTAACGTAGGAGTTAGCAACGCGCCCGGCTTAGGGCAACGTGTATTCCTGGCGATAGAAAGCCTCGACCCGCTGCAAATACTTTTCGTAGCTGTGATCGGGCCGGCACAGGGCGGCGACTTCGCTATTATACGTTTGGTAAGCCGACTCCTGATCCAGCCGCTGCATGTCCGCCACAATATTTTCGTACAGGGCCTCGTAGGAAGCGTAGAACGTGGGAACCGCTTGGTACTTGGGCAAAAAGAAGTCTTCGTTGTAGACCGTAAACGAGACTCCCCTTTGAGCACGGGGAAAATAGTGTAGCCGTCAAATCCCTCCCCAAAAGAAATCGACCATTTCGC
Coding sequences within it:
- a CDS encoding SDR family NAD(P)-dependent oxidoreductase; the protein is MANRKIALVTGGNKGIGLEIVRGLLQAGCRVYLGARDAAKGQQAVAELASAGDVLFLELDLANQATLDAAAVHLQREEGCLDILVNNAGINAAGDGAPSTAAVHSVEQVLQTNFLGALAVTQTFLPLVKQAAAGRIVNVSSPLGSLTLSGQNDWGLLGYSASKAALNMLTVQLAYELRETAIKVNSAAPGYTATDLNGFAGTDTPRRGQRRPSGWPCYRRMVPRARSLHPRAYCPGKTLLAN
- a CDS encoding response regulator yields the protein MAATPTILLVDDDEPTRRILQRWLAHLGVRAHILEAEDGQQALAYVEAHCQSSDTPPALLVLLDLNMPVMDGLEFLENHGQLPLVCREGIPVIVLSGGASNAAEQARVRALAADVKFKPLDLESLAALVQQHLPFALPGS
- a CDS encoding helix-turn-helix transcriptional regulator, whose protein sequence is MLERQFPRQSPQPPLRLRTATDYADQLAVHVNHLNRVLKEMMGHTTTALISRRLTQEAKFLLKQTTWSVSEIADSLGFADVAHFCTFFKRHADQTPGDFRRLAGFGR
- a CDS encoding sensor histidine kinase translates to MPALLPSAYQALEAQLQAAQAEVARLQAERNQHAAEHAEAERYRISQVRFRTVFEHSPLGHKIIDADLTIRQANAAVAALLGIASPLELVGRAIREFAHPDYAADWSRLQDALWAHHLPWFGLETCLVRPDGGLVWCRVTSVLFPDEQGELGYTTLEDISARRTLEAQVQLYTQALEDANEDLAASNEELRVLNEELQEANAALGQLNTELDTFVYAAAHDLRLPVANLQGLVQALLEQLPPEARQAELVEPILTMMQESMTRFRHTLDRLADFGATRQPADLPRESVNLATVLEEVRQELAAQLAATGGQLVVELVGHASFWFAAKHVHSVMLNLVSNALKYHHPDRPPVVRVRSYREAGRVVVSVHDNGLGLSDTQQRQLFGLFKRLHPHIEGTGVGLYLVKKILDQAGGSIRVESELGRGSRFTAIFPA
- a CDS encoding acyltransferase, coding for MKPRWIYSECKIYVCNFIVSYIPILLVRLFYYRYIMRYGIGKGSCIGRGCKFNGSGLLSIGENTVINEYCRLDNRASIVIGSNVIIAPEVKLMTADHDMNHPQCKGRERGIVLEDFVLVGAAAMVLGGAQMKKGSVLVAHSLLTKSTEAFGVYQGLPAVYQRQRAHDHAYGKGQPTQ